The Xenopus tropicalis strain Nigerian chromosome 7, UCB_Xtro_10.0, whole genome shotgun sequence genome includes a region encoding these proteins:
- the LOC116412458 gene encoding uncharacterized protein LOC116412458, with amino-acid sequence MAGTVALVCAFALLLQTGYCLKCYVCKMDEEHKCTGEYVSCKENEVCHSTFLQEGTDAPMAVERKCAQEDLCDQSLGYMDGDKATHYASSCCNTDNCSPSAPSSSNELSCPSCSVQGSGQCQPTGDIQCSGTEDKCFSYSLEQQVAARGCTSSNLCDVNLQGTIVPDPLNKGTAKCMDKGGNDGGNDGGNDGGNDGGNDGGNDGGDPSSGSTIRTYSTLSLAFSMIFVFYCK; translated from the exons ATGGCAGGCACAGTTGCCTTGGTTTGTGCCTTTGCTCTTCTGCTTCAGACAG gatatTGTTTGAAATGCTATGTGTGCAAAATGGATGAGGAGCATAAATGCACAGGGGAGTATGTGAGCTGCAAAGAAAATGAAGTCTGCCATTCAACATTTCTTCAAGAGG gaACAGATGCTCCTATGGCCGTTGAAAGAAAATGTGCTCAGGAAGATTTGTGTGACCAGTCACTCGGATACATGGATGGGGATAAGGCTACACATTATGCTTCTTCCTGCTGCAACACAGACAATTGCAGTCCTTCTGCTCCGTCAAGTA GCAATGAATTATCCTGCCCGTCCTGTTCTGTCCAAGGGTCCGGCCAGTGTCAGCCAACAGGGGACATTCAATGCTCAGGGACCGAGGACAAGTGCTTCTCCTACAGTTTAG aaCAACAGGTTGCTGCTCGTGGCTGCACTTCTAGCAACCTCTGCGATGTCAACCTGCAAGGTACAATTGTTCCCGATCCCTTGAACAAAGGAACAGCAAAATGTATGGATAAAGGGGGTAACGATGGTGGCAACGATGGGGGTAATGATGGGGGTAACGATGGGGGTAACGATGGTGGCAACGATGGTGGTGACCCCAGCTCGGGCAGTACCATAAGGACCTACAGTACATTGTCACTTGCCTTCAGCATGATATTTGTATTTTACTGCAAGTAG